From one Solanum lycopersicum chromosome 12, SLM_r2.1 genomic stretch:
- the LOC138340216 gene encoding uncharacterized protein, translating to MLHCTSQRGHGGPRSNSSFQIRPPKPYGRDRVRVLSGRGNRVSSSGVAAQHSGGRGTTQAGGGQGGHCYVFPVCRRPVSILFDPRSTFSYVSTYFAVAFDLIYDSMTVPIRISTPVGKPLVVNQVYRSCLVSLAGYDTWVDLIILGMVDFDVILGMDWVSPYHDVLDCNSKTVTLVMTGVPRVEWKNVCGSYPSKVISFIRAQRLLERGCLSYLTFIRYTSVEPPPMEYVPVVQLLLDVFTSDLPGVPPDSDIDFAIDYFYPSMCMSPSELKELQDLLTKGFIFPSASPCGAPVLFVKKNDGAMRMSPLTRITRQDVRFQWSDGCEWSFQKLMTLLTLAPVLTQAKEGVDFTVHCDASRVGLGGVLMRKRKVIAYASRKLKSHDNNYPTHDLELVVVYRWIELLKDYDVTILYHPGKANFVADALSRKNPSMGILASLSIEEKPLARDVQMLATNLVRLQNSEGSDGMITFIEARSSLVEKICAHQFNYEKLCHIRDKVLSGEAKKAFLDSDGILRIGGRICVPKMGYLIRLILEEAHCSRYSTHTWAEKMYHDLSQH from the exons ATGCTGCATTGTACTTCTCAAAGGGGTCATGGTGGTCCTCGGTCtaattcttcatttcaaattagACCACCAAAACCATATGGTAGAGACCGTGTCAGAGTTCTATCAGGTAGAGGTaatagagtttctagtagtggtgttgcagctcagcaTAGTGGaggtagaggtaccacccaggcTGGAGGTGGACAAGGGGGCCATTGTTATGTTTTTCCAG TTTGTCGTCGACCTGTGTCTATATTGTTTGATCCAAGGTCTACATTCTCTTACGTGTCTACGTATTTCGCTGTGgcatttgatttgatatatgatagcatgactgtacctattcgtaTTTCTACGCCGGTGGGTAAGCCTTTAGTGGTGAATCaagtgtatcgatcctgtcttgtttctttggctgggtatgacacttgggtagacttaatcattctggggatggtagactttgatgttatcttgggtatggattgggtTTCTCCTTATCATGATGTCCTTGATTGTAACTCTAAGACCGTGACTTTAGTAATGACTGGTGTTCcaagggttgagtggaagaatgtttgtggttcttatcctagcaaggtcatctcttttatccgtgctcagagattgttggagagggggtgtttgtcttacttaactTTTATTCGGtatactagtgttgaaccacctccCATGGAATATGTTCCTGTGGTTCAGCTTCTTCTCGATGTATTTACTTCTGATCTTCCtggtgttcctcccgatagtgatatcgattttgctattgattatttttatccCTCAATGTGTATGTCTCCATCAGAGTTGAAAGAGTTGCAGGATTTATTGACTAAGGGTTTTATTTTCCCTAGTGCGTCACCTTGcggtgcccctgtattgtttgtgaagaagaacgATGGGGCTATGAGGATGT ctccattaaCTAGAATTACGCGACAGGATGTGCGTTTTCAATGGTCTGATGGGTGTGAGTGGAGCTTTCAAAAACTCATGACTTTGTTGACTTTAGCTCCTGTGTTGACTCAAGCTAAggagggtgtagactttacAGTGCATTGTGATGCTTCAAGAGTTGgattgggtggtgtgttgatgcggaagaggaaagtgattgcttatgcttctaggaaaTTAAAGTCCCATGATAataactaccctactcatgatttggagttggtgGTTGTg taTAGATGGattgagttgctgaaggactatgatgtgaccattctgtatcatccaggGAAGGCCAATTttgtggccgatgctttgagtagAAAGAATCCTAGCATGGGGATTCTTGCATCGCTTAGTATTGAGGAGaaaccattggctagagatgttcagATGTTAGCTACCAATCTTGTCAGATTGCAGAATTCAGAGGGAAGTGATGGGATGATtacttttattgaggctcgatctTCTTTAGTTGAAAAAATCTGTGCGCACCAATTTAATTATGAGAAGTTATGTCacattcgagacaaagtattgagtGGGGAAGCCAAGAAGGCTTTCCTTGATTCTGATGGCATCTTGAGGATCGGAGGCAGGATTTGTGTGCCTAAAATGGGCTATTTGATTAGATTAattcttgaggaggcccattgttctcgaTATTCCACCCATACGTGGGCGgagaagatgtatcatgatctgagtcaacATTAg